The following proteins are co-located in the Pseudomonas cavernae genome:
- a CDS encoding MarR family winged helix-turn-helix transcriptional regulator: MNHYSPADFPFSGSIGHYLGSAALLKDRLLDSHLASLEISAAQFKVLIYIYLEKANTPADLCRLLSVDSGSMTRMLDRLEKKGLLHRKPCPTDRRCVRLTLSAAGQAVCQQTPEVVARAMNELARGLSHDELQSLLGLLEKMLQPHTTAAAER, encoded by the coding sequence ATGAATCACTACAGCCCCGCCGACTTTCCCTTTTCCGGCTCCATCGGCCACTACTTGGGCAGTGCCGCACTGCTCAAGGATCGGCTGCTGGATAGCCATTTGGCCTCGTTGGAAATCAGTGCCGCGCAGTTCAAGGTGCTGATCTACATCTACCTGGAAAAGGCCAACACCCCCGCAGACCTGTGCCGCCTGCTGTCGGTCGACAGCGGCTCGATGACGCGCATGCTCGACCGCCTGGAGAAGAAGGGGCTGTTGCATCGCAAGCCATGTCCAACGGATCGCCGCTGTGTGCGCCTGACGCTGAGCGCTGCGGGGCAGGCGGTTTGTCAGCAAACTCCGGAAGTGGTGGCCAGGGCCATGAACGAACTTGCCCGCGGGCTTAGCCATGACGAGCTGCAAAGCCTGCTCGGTCTACTGGAAAAAATGTTGCAACCGCACACCACGGCTGCGGCGGAGCGTTGA
- a CDS encoding efflux transporter outer membrane subunit, which produces MSALLSSLLMLSACVSPNGLEPQGKPLDIAALQAGKSLSGVPLSPANWPHQDWWQVLGDPQLSGLIEQALQGTPDLQIADARARQASAQAMAEDAARLPTVTATASYAGSRLPESLVPQPLGGSFSAVKYLSLGFNYDFDLWGGQRAAWEAALGQARAAQVDRQAARLNLSANVARAYSQLGYAFIARDLAREELQRAEHLVKLSQQRMDAGLDSKVQLQQSQTLQASAQQQLAATEQQIDSERVALAVLLGQGPDRGQQIDRPQVLQPTALALPSNLPAELLGRRPDVIAARWRVEAASKGIEATKTEFYPNLNLSAMAGLLASHGGDLFQGSSRFYQVAPAISLPIFDGGRRRADLAGADADYDLAVAQYNKALVSALGEVSEDLSQLRSLQRQISAQQQARDIAKSNFALATRRYGEGIGNYLDVLSVEQQLLVSERLLAELNAQQLDTSVRLVQALGGGFQPDQGPLAQVARPAAE; this is translated from the coding sequence ATGTCCGCGCTGTTGAGTTCGCTGCTCATGCTCAGCGCCTGTGTGAGTCCCAATGGCCTGGAGCCGCAGGGCAAGCCCCTGGATATTGCGGCCTTGCAAGCCGGGAAAAGTCTCTCCGGGGTGCCGCTCTCGCCTGCCAACTGGCCGCATCAAGACTGGTGGCAGGTGCTGGGCGACCCGCAGCTCAGCGGTTTGATCGAGCAGGCGCTGCAAGGCACGCCCGACCTGCAGATTGCCGATGCCCGGGCGCGTCAGGCCAGCGCCCAGGCCATGGCCGAAGATGCCGCGCGCTTACCGACCGTGACTGCGACTGCCAGCTATGCCGGCTCACGTTTGCCGGAAAGCCTGGTGCCGCAGCCCCTGGGGGGCAGCTTTTCGGCGGTGAAGTATCTGTCGTTGGGGTTCAATTACGATTTCGACCTCTGGGGCGGCCAGCGCGCCGCCTGGGAGGCCGCACTGGGGCAGGCGCGCGCCGCGCAGGTCGATCGGCAGGCCGCGCGGCTGAACTTGTCCGCCAATGTCGCGCGTGCCTACAGCCAGCTCGGTTACGCCTTTATCGCCCGCGATCTGGCGCGCGAGGAACTGCAGCGCGCCGAGCATCTGGTCAAGCTCAGCCAGCAGCGCATGGATGCCGGGCTGGACAGCAAGGTGCAACTGCAACAAAGCCAAACCCTGCAAGCCAGCGCCCAGCAGCAACTGGCGGCGACCGAGCAGCAGATCGACAGTGAGCGCGTCGCGCTCGCGGTCCTGCTCGGCCAGGGGCCGGACCGCGGTCAGCAGATCGACCGTCCACAGGTGTTGCAGCCGACGGCGCTAGCCTTGCCGTCCAACCTGCCGGCGGAATTGCTTGGCCGGCGTCCGGACGTGATCGCCGCGCGCTGGCGGGTAGAAGCGGCGAGCAAGGGCATCGAGGCGACCAAGACCGAGTTCTATCCCAACCTCAACCTCAGTGCCATGGCGGGCCTGCTGGCCAGCCACGGTGGCGACCTGTTCCAGGGCTCCAGCCGTTTCTATCAGGTGGCGCCGGCGATTTCCCTGCCGATCTTCGACGGCGGCCGCCGCCGTGCCGATCTGGCCGGCGCGGACGCCGATTACGATCTCGCCGTGGCCCAGTACAACAAGGCGCTGGTCAGCGCCCTCGGTGAGGTCAGCGAGGATCTCAGCCAGCTGCGTTCGTTGCAGCGGCAGATCAGTGCCCAGCAACAGGCCCGCGACATCGCCAAGTCCAACTTCGCCCTGGCCACGCGGCGCTATGGCGAGGGCATCGGCAACTACCTCGACGTTCTCAGCGTCGAGCAGCAGCTGCTGGTCAGCGAGCGCTTGCTGGCTGAGCTCAATGCCCAACAACTCGACACCTCCGTGCGCCTGGTACAGGCCCTAGGCGGTGGTTTTCAACCCGATCAAGGCCCGCTCGCCCAAGTGGCGCGCCCGGCTGCCGAATAA